A stretch of Besnoitia besnoiti strain Bb-Ger1 chromosome III, whole genome shotgun sequence DNA encodes these proteins:
- a CDS encoding hypothetical protein (encoded by transcript BESB_050340) — protein sequence MDPHTSSAYSAYYEQEARRGAPAAGGLGDFAAGVFFPQSPRFVQALHHGAPDASEGRFDAEESGARLTRAALEGTMRLGSTVGTALLEGGGKILERANIIGEGPKPLRALCFLGGIALIGVSALQIVNIVSAVGNPASYILQFFLMMFGVAICVVEAKDLEHLERLKPFFANWFRFLTVPLGKGLFYILIGTISLSLWTSNFLLLFVGGYMILMGIMCVMVHFGLRQQLQRRGIDVSESEESTDRVRIGEQLGANQIQQTLFNPASR from the exons ATGG ATCCGCATACGTCTTCGGCATACTCGGCGTACTACGAAcaggaggcgcgtcgcggagcgcctgctgcgggcgGGCTGGGAGACTTCGCGGCGGGGGTTTTCTTcccgcagtcgccgcgcttcgtgcaggcgctgcatcacggcgcgccagacgcctcgGAGGGGCGAttcgacgccgaggagagcggcgcgcggctgactcgcgccgccctcgaaggCACCATGCGCCTCGGATCGACCGTGGGTACCGCGCttctcgagggcggcggcaaaATCCTCGAGCGCGCCAACATCATCGGCGAAGGCCCCAagccgctccgcgcgctctgcttcctcg GTGGAATCGCGCTTattggcgtctccgcgctccaGATCGTGAACATCGTCTCAGCCGTCGGAAACCCGGCGTCATACATCCTCCAGTTCTTCCTCAT GATGTTTGGCGTCGCGATCTGCgtcgtggaggcgaaggactTGGAGCACCTGGAGCGTCTGAAGCCGTTCTTTGCGAACTGGTTCCGCTTCCTCACCGTGCCGCTCGGCAAGGGACTTTTCTACATTCTCATCG GCACCATTTCGCTTTCGCTCTGGACGTCGAACTTCCTGCTGCTCTTTGTCG GCGGATATATGATTCTCATGGGCATCATGTGCGTGATGGTGCACTTTGGTCTTCGACAGCAGCTGCAACGCCGCGGAATTGATGTTTCTGAGTCG GAGGAAAGCACCGACCGAGTGCGAATCGGCGAGCAGCTGGGCGCCAACCAGATTCAGCAGACTCTTTTCAACCCTGCGTCTCGATGA